From a region of the Pirellulales bacterium genome:
- a CDS encoding carboxymuconolactone decarboxylase family protein has protein sequence MQRIQAVPADQVTPKAKELLEGVQKKLGMTPNMMKTMANSAAVLEGYLSLSGALGHGVLPAKLREQLALAIAEENACSYCRAAHSAIGKMVGLNPEAILDARRGSSQDAKTQAALQFARIVTQKKGHVSDADLVEVRKAGYNDGEIGEIIAHVALNVFTNYFNETASTEIDFPKVV, from the coding sequence ATGCAACGCATTCAGGCAGTACCAGCGGACCAAGTCACTCCAAAGGCCAAAGAACTTCTGGAAGGCGTACAAAAGAAGCTGGGAATGACGCCCAACATGATGAAAACAATGGCCAACTCGGCCGCAGTGTTGGAAGGCTATTTAAGCCTGAGCGGTGCTTTAGGTCACGGTGTGTTGCCGGCTAAACTGCGCGAACAATTAGCGCTGGCTATCGCCGAGGAAAACGCTTGCAGCTATTGCCGTGCGGCCCACAGCGCAATCGGAAAGATGGTCGGCTTGAACCCTGAAGCGATTCTTGATGCCCGTCGTGGTTCTTCGCAGGATGCCAAAACCCAAGCCGCCCTACAATTCGCGCGGATCGTGACTCAGAAAAAAGGCCATGTATCCGACGCCGATTTGGTCGAAGTTCGGAAGGCTGGCTACAATGATGGCGAGATTGGCGAAATCATTGCTCATGTAGCATTGAATGTGTTCACCAACTACTTCAATGA